Proteins from a single region of Rhodovibrio salinarum DSM 9154:
- a CDS encoding YqaA family protein — MLRALYDRTLRIAGHRHAMSGLAAVSFVESSVFPIPPDILIIPMVLADRTRAWRVAFVCTLASVLGGLLGYAIGYYLYDTVGQAVLEFYGYTDKFADFRTFYAEWGFWFVMAAGLTPFPYKVITITSGVLALNPFTFLIASAVSRGARFYIVSALLWYFGPPIRALIEKHLSWLTVIFFVLLFGGFVAIKYVV; from the coding sequence ATGCTTCGCGCCCTGTATGACCGCACGCTCCGGATCGCCGGGCATCGGCACGCCATGAGCGGGCTGGCGGCGGTGTCGTTCGTCGAGAGTTCGGTCTTTCCGATCCCGCCGGATATCCTGATCATCCCGATGGTGCTCGCCGACCGGACACGAGCCTGGCGGGTGGCCTTCGTGTGCACGCTGGCAAGCGTGCTGGGCGGGCTGCTCGGCTACGCGATCGGCTACTACCTGTACGACACGGTCGGCCAGGCGGTCCTGGAATTCTACGGCTACACCGACAAGTTCGCGGACTTCCGCACGTTCTACGCGGAGTGGGGCTTCTGGTTCGTCATGGCCGCCGGCCTGACGCCCTTCCCCTACAAGGTGATCACGATCACGAGCGGCGTGCTGGCGCTCAATCCGTTCACCTTCCTGATCGCCTCCGCGGTGTCGCGCGGTGCGCGCTTCTATATCGTCTCGGCCCTCTTGTGGTATTTCGGCCCCCCGATCCGGGCCTTGATCGAGAAGCACCTGAGCTGGCTCACGGTGATCTTCTTCGTCCTTCTGTTCGGCGGTTTCGTGGCCATCAAATATGTCGTCTGA
- a CDS encoding disulfide bond formation protein B: protein MSSDQTDLSHLTPGSRIVPAAIFAVSVSALAFALISQYGFGLQPCELCIWQRWPYVAAALFGFAAALGPFSRYARVTLVIAAGLAFLTGAGIAGYHAGVEYGWWAGLPGCSGAALSSDVRVEDLQAALAGQDRIVACDEPAFIFAGLSMAGWNFVLSLLLTAGTVWALVTRRAG, encoded by the coding sequence ATGTCGTCTGACCAGACCGACCTCTCCCACCTGACGCCGGGCAGCCGGATCGTCCCCGCAGCGATCTTCGCCGTGAGCGTGAGCGCGCTCGCCTTCGCGCTGATCTCGCAATACGGCTTCGGGCTGCAGCCCTGCGAGCTGTGCATCTGGCAGCGCTGGCCCTATGTCGCCGCGGCCCTGTTCGGTTTCGCCGCGGCACTCGGCCCGTTCAGCCGGTATGCGCGCGTTACCTTGGTCATTGCCGCCGGGCTCGCGTTCCTCACCGGGGCGGGGATCGCCGGCTACCACGCCGGGGTCGAATACGGCTGGTGGGCGGGGCTGCCCGGCTGCTCGGGCGCAGCCCTGTCATCCGACGTGCGCGTCGAGGACCTGCAGGCGGCGCTGGCCGGCCAGGACCGGATCGTCGCCTGCGACGAACCGGCGTTCATCTTTGCCGGCCTGTCGATGGCCGGTTGGAACTTCGTGCTGTCGCTCTTGCTGACGGCCGGAACGGTCTGGGCGCTGGTGACCCGGCGCGCGGGCTGA